From a single Fusarium fujikuroi IMI 58289 draft genome, chromosome FFUJ_chr03 genomic region:
- a CDS encoding related to Dictyostelium protein kinase has translation MASPASLAATSEVDPPSSPGQPEAKSFVSRAMTEDDDTQMANATPDPQEKSSRGKTKSSQSKDTANQPTIGKIRHLKKEDGEPLWREDIQYDFLKAVFDNEQCVFTNSYEPKRLQRQCFADLYIDTMSRSSKTSKVLRDKLLSDREAAKGMAMVCLLVNMGRMNTTLNFFPEMRAQLRTYHAIPSLQARQDPHAYKQLQDAPRLKSILKGGAEDREEPNSLDKIKQLDTPRTNPVNLIFVMCNTAQKIAELHFPRHRELHDLIMRTEYTSKSRANAFLWLMWFYLESDFTEEGCEENPFGPGVDYGLDVANQGVPELVEMTPEEKAKENVDTEEEIEFGRSKQKMRAKILEMDQALLNERDNKRSKMRPSFADEGPAILPRIRPSKHESDMDSTRSTPPPRGLGRGLASNRRGAPLKYQIFEGSSPAHTVNEGVVARKPRPPTAHQLAVERNRSQRVEYILDRGLRRQHHKSRKLRRQDGAVFRAYQRLQVQEDPFEDSDDETSTPRNLTYGDKTPGPFREKGVGGLCLLAKEKDDFGEEVSAYAGALKRATRRLARWGPRSSELGVIAPVKRPRPKKPEEDDADLDLDDEMDKQNGDANGDVTLGDVTVGDMTAGDITMGDVTMDDAEIEDQTVLHDDEDVDDADRTEVMGDSDVD, from the exons ATGGCGTCTCCTGCCTCTCTTGCCGCGACGTCGGAGGTTGATCCTCCCAGCTCGCCCGGCCAGCCCGAAGCCAAGTCCTTTGTCTCACGAGCCATGACCGAGGACGACGATACTCAGATGGCCAATGCCACTCCAGATCCTCAAGAAAAATCGTCGCGCGGTAAAACGAAATCATCACAAAGTAAGGACACCGCAAATCAACCGACGATCGGCAAGATACGCCATCtaaagaaggaagatggcgAGCCTCTTTGGAGAGAAGACATTCAATACGACTTCCTCAAGGCCGTGTTCGACAACGAGCAATGTGTTTTTACCAACTCATATGAGCCCAAACGACTCCAGCGCCAATGTTTTGCCGACCTGTATATCGATACAATGTCCCGCAGCTCAAAGACTAGCAAGGTGCTTCGCGATAAACTGCTAAGTGACAGAGAAGCCGCAAAAGGAATGGCTATGGTgtgtcttcttgtcaacatggGCCGAATGAATACCACTCTGAATT TCTTTCCTGAGATGAGAGCTCAGCTCCGTACATACCATGCCATCCCATCGCTTCAAGCTCGCCAGGATCCTCATGCCTACAAGCAACTTCAGGATGCACCTCGTCTTAAGTCCATTCTAAAAGGTGGTGCAGAAGATCGAGAGGAGCCCAACTCTCTCGACAAAATTAAGCAGTTGGATACTCCTCGCACAAATCCCGTCAATCTTATATTTGTCATGTGCAACACAGCTCAGAAAATCGCCGAGCTTCACTTTCCTCGCCATCGAGAACTCCACGACCTGATCATGAGGACTGAATACACGAGCAAATCGAGAGCGAATGCATTCCTCTGGCTTATGTGGTTCTATCTTGAATCTGATTTTACGGAAGAAGGCTGCGAGGAGAACCCCTTCGGGCCCGGAGTCGACTATGGGCTGGATGTTGCAAACCAGGGCGTACCTGAGCTCGTGGAGATGACCCCAGAAGAGAAAGCAAAAGAGAACGTAGACAccgaagaagagattgagtTTGGACGCTCCAAACAGAAGATGAGGGCGAAGATTCTTGAAATGGACCAGGCTCTCCTCAATGAAAGAGACAACAAGCGAAGCAAAATGCGACCATCTTTCGCTGACGAGGGTCCAGCCATCCTCCCCCGCATCAGGCCCTCGAAACATGAGTCTGATATGGATAGTACACGATCAACACCTCCGCCTAGAGGGCTTGGTCGCGGTCTTGCCTCGAATCGCAGAGGTGCACCCCTCAAGTATCAGATCTTCGAGGGTTCATCTCCGGCACATACTGTCAATGAGGGTGTTGTTGCAAGAAAGCCCCGCCCACCAACAGCCCATCAACTCGCTGTTGAGCGAAACAGGAGCCAAAGGGTCGAGTATATTCTTGACCGTGGTCTTCGCCGGCAACACCATAAGAGCCGAAAACTCAGGCGACAAGATGGTGCCGTTTTCAGAGCCTATCAAAGACTACAGGTCCAAGAAGATCCTTTCGAAGacagtgatgatgaaaccTCAACTCCTCGGAACCTAACATATGGAGATAAGACTCCAGGGCCATTCAGAGAGAAGGGCGTGGGTGGTCTTTGTCTCCTTgcaaaggagaaggatgactTCGGCGAAGAAGTTAGTGCCTACGCCGGGGCGTTGAAACGGGCGACAAGACGTCTAGCTCGTTGGGGGCCACGATCATCGGAACTTGGTGTCATTGCCCCGGTCAAGCGACCCAGACCAAAGAAACCGGAAGAGGACGATGCAGATCTTGATCTGGATGACGAAATGGATAAACAGAATGGCGATGCTAACGGTGATGTTACACTTGGGGATGTCACAGTGGGAGACATGACGGCTGGCGACATTACCATGGGAGACGTCACAATGGACGATGCCGAGATTGAAGATCAGACAGTCCTtcacgacgacgaagacgtgGATGATGCCGATAGAACAGAGGTCATGGGAGATTCAGACGTGGATTAG
- a CDS encoding related to ADH5-alcohol dehydrogenase V, translated as MTAHVTVPQTMKALRLVEFHKNYTLLHDVPVPKPKLNEALIRVATAGFCHTDLMVYHGITQVSLPFIGSHEPAGTIVALGSDVPGIWHKGDRVGVTNFMDPCQGCNGCKWAMQSLGSLDPRFCDNRTMCGIVRRDGAFAEYMVSWHGAVVSLPDSIGFEQAAPLMCAGATVWHAINQADTTKGETIGIIAIDSHEVGLKLASGVPSHLQPDLVLKLDDPETIQKISDFTDGIGLKATIVCTSDDAASDWAAQRLQPRGILVAAGFPEHGLKFDPMNLILREIFVKGTVHGSMSETREMMEFVVQHGIRSHLTLLTMEEAEDIAAKSEAHAFIGRPVNICLPTHSIRQPYSSEPMEYPVWYLHSDLLKSLAMRCI; from the exons ATGACGGCTCATGTTACTGTACCTCAGACGATGAAAGCATTAAGACTGGTTGAG TTTCATAAAAACTACACCCTTCTCCATGATGTTCCAGTTCCCAAGCCAAAGCTCAATGAAGCTCTCATCCGTGTAGCAACCGCTGGCTTCTGTCACACCGATCTCATGGTATATCATGGCATAACCCAGGTATCATTACCTTTCATCGGCTCTCATGAACCAGCCGGAACAATAGTCGCTCTTGGCTCTGATGTACCTGGGATATGGCATAAAGGGGATCGTGTGGGAGTTACAAACTTTATGGATCCTTGCCAGGGTTGTAATGGATGCAAATGGGCTATGCAGAGTCTTGGATCGCTCGATCCACGTTTCTGTGATAATAGGACTATGTGTGGCATCGTTCGTCGTGATGGAGCCTTTGCCGAATACATGGTTTCCTGGCATGGTGCTGTGGTGTCCTTGCCTGACAGCATAGGCTTTGAGCAGGCGGCCCCTTTGATGTGTGCCGGG GCAACTGTGTGGCACGCCATTAACCAGGCCGATACAACAAAGGGCGAGACCATTGGCATCATCG CTATTGACAGCCATGAGGTTGGTCTGAAGCTCGCTTCTGGAGTTCCCTCCCACCTCCAGCCGGATCTCGTactcaagcttgatgaccCAGAAACTATTCAGAAGATCTCCGACTTTACCGACGGAATTGGTCTCAAAGCTACCATTGTATGCACTAGCGATGATGCTGCCAGTGATTGGGCCGCTCAGCGGTTGCAACCAAGAGGAATATTAGTCGCTGCTGGCTTTCCTGAGCATGGTCTCAAATTCGACCCCATGAATCTCATCTTGAGAGAGATTTTTGTCAAGGGAACAGTCCATGGTAGCATGAGTGAGACTAGAGAGATGATGGAATTTGTAGTTCAGCACGGAATACGTAGTCATTTGACTTTGCTCACGATGGAGGAGGCAGAAGATATCGCGGCCAAGTCAGAAGCTCACGCTTTCATTGGCCGCCCTGTC AATATCTGCCTCCCTACGCATAGCATAAGACAACCGTATAGTTCCGAGCCTATGGAATACCCAGTTTGGTATCTCCACAGCGATCTTCTTAAATCACTGGCTATGCGGTGCATTTAA
- a CDS encoding probable C-8 sterol isomerase erg-1, translating to MAKSKSKSKSSATAASQGSGLNKLLLVLGLLTALLSSVVYFVEQNLNQFYIFDLDHLDDLSKRAIAKHGEDTRSVVQYIVTELNEKVPEHINLKEEWVFNNAGGAMGAMYIIHASVTEYLIIFGTAIGTEGHTGRHTADDYFHILSGTQLAYVPGEYKAEVYPAGSIHHLRRGDVKQYKMPEGCFALEYARGWIPPMLFFGFADGLSSTLDFPTLWDTTRITGREMINNLLKGKL from the exons ATGGCAAAGAgcaagtcaaagtcaaagtcctCTGCGACGGCCGCGTCGCAGGGCAGCGGTCTCAATAAGCTCCTCCTGGTTCTCGGTCTCCTCACAGCTCTCCTGAGCTCTGTCGTCTACTTTGTCGAGCAGAACCTGAACCAGTTCTACATCTTCGACCTCGATCACCTCGACGATCTATCTAAGCGAGCCATCGCTAAGCACGGAGAGGACACCCGATCGGTTGTGCAGTACATCGTCACGGAGCTTAACGAGAAGGTTCCCGAGCATATCAATCTCAAGGAGGAATGGGTCTTTAACAACGCTGGTGGTGCTATGGGTGCCATGTACATCATCCACGCCAGTGTTACCGAGtacctcatcatctttg GCACTGCCATCGGTACCGAGGGTCACACTGGTCGCCACACCGCCGACGACTACTTCCACATCCTTTCTGGAACTCAGCTGGCTTACGTCCCTGGCGAGTACAAGGCCGAGGTGTATCCCGCCGGCAGCATCCACCACCTTCGCCGTGGCGATGTCAAGCAATACAAGATGCCCGAGGGCTGCTTCGCGCTCGAGTACGCTCGAGGCTGGATCCCTCCCatgctcttctttggctttgccGACGGCCTGTCCAGCACCCTCGACTTTCCTACCCTCTGGGATACCACTCGCATCACTGGTCGCGAGATGATCAACAACTTGCTCAAGGGCAAGCTGTAA